One Megalops cyprinoides isolate fMegCyp1 chromosome 23, fMegCyp1.pri, whole genome shotgun sequence genomic region harbors:
- the LOC118770438 gene encoding cholinephosphotransferase 1: protein MTYFAWPEPLSAQQLKRLEEHKYSASGRSLLEPPCQIYWNWLVQQIPTWVAPNTLTITGLVINIVTTVILVCYCPSATEEGPGWAFFLSALGLFIYQSLDAIDGKQARRTNSSSALGELFDHGCDAVSTVFVAVGTCISCGMGAYPNWMFFCGFVGTFMFFCAHWQTYVSGTLRFGLVDVTEVQIAIIIMYLMTAFGGVGLWDSRLPLVGIKLHTFPILGIIGGLLFSCSNYFQVIMNGGVGKNGSTVADTSVLSPGMHIGLILTLAFIIFKKSSSQLFELHPCLYILTFGLVIAKISNKLVVAHMTKSELHLQDTAFIGPGLLFLNQYFNSFIDEYIVLWIALILSVVDLTRYCTGVCLQIATHLQIRVFSITPQGHAQSD from the exons ATGACATACTTTGCGTGGCCGGAGCCGCTGTCAGCCCAGCAGCTGAAGCGGCTGGAGGAACACAAATACAGCGCGTCTGGCCGGTCCTTACTGGAGCCGCCGTGCCAGATATACTGGAACTGGTTGGTACAGCAGATCCCGACCTGGGTCGCGCCCAACACCCTGACCATAACTGGACTTGTTATTAATATTGTCACGACGGTTATCCTGGTGTGCTACTGTCCGTCTGCAACGGAGGAG ggtcCGGGATGGGCCTTTTTCCTCAGCGCATTGGGTCTCTTCATTTACCAGTCCCTGGACGCCATTGATGGGAAGCAGGCGCGACGCACCAACAGCAGCTCAGCGCTCGGCGAGCTCTTTGACCACGGCTGCGATGCGGTCTCCACAG TGTTCGTTGCCGTGGGGACGTGCATTTCCTGCGGGATGGGGGCGTACCCTAACTGGATGTTCTTCTGTGGCTTTGTGGGCACGTTCATGTTTTTCTGCGCACACTGGCAGACCTACGTCTCCGGCACGCTGCGCTTTGGCCT GGTGGACGTGACAGAGGTCCAGatcgccatcatcatcatgtaTCTGATGACGGCCTTCGGGGGAGTGGGTCTGTGGGACAGCAGG CTGCCTCTTGTAGGGATAAAGCTGCACACCTTTCCCATCCTGGGTATCATTGGCGGTTTGCTGTTCTCCTGCTCCAACTACTTCCAGGTCATCATGAACGGGGGAGTGGGCAAGAACGGCTCCACTGTGGCA GACACCAGTGTGCTGTCTCCTGGAATGCACATCGGCCTCATCCTCACTCTGGCCTTCATCATCTTCAAGAAGTCCTCCAGCCAGCTCTTTGAGCTCCACCCCTGCCTCTACATCCTCACCTTTGGTCTGGTGATTGCCAAGATCTCAAACAAGCTCGTA GTAGCCCACATGACCAAGAGCGAGCTTCATCTCCAGGACACAGCTTTCATTGGACCTGGCCTCCTCTTTCTTAACCAATATTTCAACAGCTTCATTGATGAGTATATTGTCCTTTGGATTGCTCTG ATCCTTTCTGTGGTGGACCTGACTCGCTACTGCACGGGCGTGTGCCTCCAGATCGCCACCCACCTGCAGATCCGGGTGTTCAGCATCACCCCGCAGGGCCACGCCCAGAGTGACTGA